In Fluviispira sanaruensis, a genomic segment contains:
- a CDS encoding alpha-ketoacid dehydrogenase subunit alpha/beta, whose product METNRIIKTPNGKYSFSFEEILSDYRLAMRSRLTSLLGRKEVLTGKASFGIFGDGIELPQIAVAKSFQKGDFRTGYYRDQTFEMAIGNVNVTQFFSQLYADHNLKNEPNSGGRQMNSHFASRLLDENGKYKNQLTSKNSISDISPTAGQMSRMLGLAYASKIYRNNKKLDNYSKSFSKNGNEVVFGSIGDASTSEGVFFETMNAAGVLQVPMVVSVWDNGFGISVPRELQTVNNSISKALAGFSSEKANQGISIYQVEGWNYLNLCETYLEAAEKTRNEHKPALIHVTELTQPQGHSSSGSHERYKSKERLNWEKEYCCLKKFREWIIQNKIAQNEMLDNIEEEEKIFVEQSRKKAWNLYLDPIKEERNTVVQLLTEIKKTTQKTENIGLLIHSLENSISLNRRYIHSILFKALLLLANEDSKEKEKFVKFYDEYSARFSNVYENKLYSESEESPLKVKETKPIYSEKSEIVDGRVILQRCFDHQFATNNLFFAIGEDVGKLGDVNLVFEGLNAKYGDLRVTDTGIRESTILGQGIGSAIRGLRPLVDIQYLDYFLYALQTASDDLATLHYRTAGGQKAPVIIRTKGHRLEGVWHTGSPLGVLLHALRGIYICVPRNMTQAAGMYNTLLQSDNPAIVIEVLNAYRLKEKVPDNISSFTVPLGIPEVIRDGRDITVVTYGACCKIALEAAEELEKIGISVEVIDVQTLLPFDSTGVITKSIKKTNAVLFFDEDVPGGASAYMLQQTVEKNNAYHYLDCMPRTLTAKENRGAFGRDGDFYCKPQSEHMIEACYKIMREREPKKYKDLFSSQKKIKGASSLESVLILSSDSLLISTK is encoded by the coding sequence ATGGAAACCAACCGCATCATTAAGACTCCCAATGGAAAATATTCATTCTCATTCGAAGAAATTTTAAGTGATTATCGCCTCGCTATGAGAAGCCGATTGACCAGTCTTTTGGGAAGGAAAGAGGTCCTGACTGGCAAAGCGAGTTTTGGTATATTTGGAGATGGAATCGAATTGCCCCAAATAGCGGTCGCAAAGTCTTTTCAAAAAGGAGATTTTAGAACAGGTTATTATCGTGATCAAACATTTGAAATGGCTATTGGTAATGTTAACGTAACACAGTTTTTTTCCCAGCTTTATGCCGATCATAATTTAAAAAATGAGCCCAACTCTGGTGGCCGCCAAATGAATTCACATTTTGCAAGCCGATTATTGGACGAAAATGGAAAATACAAAAATCAATTGACATCTAAAAATTCAATTTCTGATATTTCTCCCACAGCGGGCCAAATGAGTCGAATGCTTGGTCTTGCATATGCATCTAAAATATATAGAAACAATAAAAAGCTTGATAATTATTCTAAATCCTTTTCAAAAAATGGCAATGAAGTTGTCTTTGGTTCTATCGGTGATGCCTCAACCTCAGAAGGGGTCTTTTTTGAAACGATGAATGCTGCTGGAGTGTTGCAGGTACCAATGGTTGTTTCTGTTTGGGACAACGGTTTTGGTATTTCTGTTCCGCGTGAGTTGCAAACAGTGAATAACTCTATTTCCAAAGCTCTGGCAGGGTTTTCATCTGAAAAGGCCAATCAAGGAATTTCTATTTATCAAGTGGAAGGTTGGAATTATTTAAATTTATGTGAAACTTATTTAGAGGCAGCTGAAAAAACACGTAACGAACATAAACCGGCACTTATCCATGTTACAGAATTAACGCAGCCACAAGGACATTCAAGCAGTGGAAGTCATGAAAGATATAAATCGAAAGAAAGACTTAACTGGGAAAAAGAGTATTGTTGTTTAAAAAAATTCCGCGAATGGATTATTCAAAATAAAATTGCTCAAAATGAAATGCTTGACAATATAGAAGAAGAAGAAAAAATATTTGTTGAACAATCTAGAAAAAAAGCGTGGAATTTATATTTAGATCCCATAAAAGAAGAAAGAAATACTGTTGTTCAGCTGTTAACAGAAATTAAAAAAACAACACAAAAAACCGAGAATATCGGCCTTTTAATTCACTCTTTGGAAAACTCTATATCTTTAAATAGAAGATATATTCACTCAATTCTTTTTAAGGCACTTCTTCTCTTGGCGAATGAAGATTCCAAAGAAAAAGAAAAATTTGTAAAATTCTATGACGAATATTCTGCAAGATTCAGCAATGTTTATGAAAATAAACTTTACAGTGAATCAGAAGAATCTCCACTTAAAGTAAAAGAAACAAAACCCATTTATTCTGAGAAGTCAGAAATTGTTGACGGGAGAGTTATATTACAGCGGTGTTTCGATCATCAATTTGCGACGAATAATTTATTTTTTGCTATTGGGGAAGATGTCGGAAAACTTGGAGACGTCAATCTTGTTTTCGAAGGGCTAAATGCTAAATATGGAGATTTACGAGTCACTGACACTGGCATACGTGAATCGACAATTTTAGGCCAAGGAATCGGTTCAGCTATTCGCGGATTACGCCCACTTGTTGACATACAATACTTAGATTATTTTCTTTATGCGCTGCAAACTGCTTCAGATGATCTTGCTACATTGCACTACCGTACTGCAGGCGGACAAAAAGCACCCGTTATCATTCGGACGAAAGGACATCGCTTAGAAGGTGTTTGGCACACAGGTTCACCTTTAGGTGTATTGCTCCATGCTTTACGTGGTATTTATATTTGTGTTCCGCGAAATATGACTCAAGCTGCTGGAATGTACAATACACTTCTTCAGTCTGATAATCCTGCAATTGTCATTGAAGTGCTCAATGCTTATCGCTTGAAAGAAAAAGTACCTGATAATATTTCTTCATTCACTGTGCCTTTAGGAATTCCTGAAGTTATTCGGGATGGTCGAGATATAACAGTGGTTACTTATGGTGCATGTTGTAAAATTGCGCTTGAGGCTGCCGAAGAATTAGAAAAAATTGGAATTTCAGTTGAAGTGATCGATGTGCAGACACTATTGCCATTTGACTCTACAGGCGTCATTACAAAATCGATCAAAAAAACCAATGCAGTGCTCTTTTTTGATGAAGATGTTCCGGGGGGAGCAAGTGCCTATATGTTGCAGCAGACAGTAGAAAAAAATAATGCGTATCATTATTTAGATTGTATGCCCCGTACTTTAACAGCAAAAGAAAATCGCGGAGCATTTGGGCGGGATGGTGATTTTTATTGTAAGCCACAGAGCGAGCATATGATTGAAGCTTGTTATAAAATTATGCGTGAACGTGAACCGAAAAAATATAAGGATCTTTTTTCATCTCAAAAGAAAATTAAAGGTGCAAGTTCACTTGAAAGTGTATTAATTCTTAGCAGTGATTCTTTATTAATTTCAACTAAATGA
- a CDS encoding substrate-binding periplasmic protein — translation MYKKFFYTIFLVLFVIAKNQVASAKEKILIYADDGYQPYSYIDNGNPAGIYYNILKEAFSKLKDFEVKIEAVPWKRGLAEVESGNIFAIYPPYYRPKERAWMEYSEKILDEKYTLFCRATKSIFAKKNWPEDYKGISVTKNSGFALPKNIMDPVEKGIITLSETKNTQQNLRKLIAHHADCYVNDDIAIEIELAKMKKAGEYKPEMPEEKIIKILDLSQETGFIGFSKKSQSKFPYKSKFIKEFNNIILDMKKNGRVEKIKQNYINKIKLKL, via the coding sequence ATGTATAAAAAATTTTTTTATACTATTTTTTTAGTTTTATTTGTAATAGCAAAAAATCAAGTTGCTTCGGCAAAAGAAAAAATTTTGATCTATGCAGATGACGGTTATCAACCTTATTCATATATAGATAATGGAAATCCAGCTGGAATTTATTACAATATTTTAAAAGAAGCATTTAGCAAACTAAAAGATTTTGAGGTGAAAATAGAAGCTGTACCCTGGAAAAGAGGGCTGGCTGAAGTAGAAAGCGGCAATATATTTGCCATTTATCCTCCTTATTATAGACCAAAAGAGAGAGCTTGGATGGAATATTCTGAAAAAATTTTGGATGAAAAATATACATTATTTTGCAGAGCAACAAAGAGTATATTTGCAAAAAAGAATTGGCCTGAAGATTATAAAGGAATTTCAGTGACAAAAAACTCTGGCTTCGCTTTACCAAAAAATATCATGGATCCTGTTGAAAAAGGCATAATTACTTTAAGCGAAACAAAAAACACGCAGCAAAATTTAAGAAAACTAATTGCCCATCATGCTGACTGCTATGTCAATGATGATATTGCTATTGAAATTGAACTTGCAAAAATGAAAAAAGCAGGTGAGTATAAACCTGAAATGCCAGAAGAAAAAATAATAAAAATACTTGATTTGAGTCAAGAGACAGGATTTATTGGTTTTTCAAAAAAAAGTCAAAGTAAATTCCCTTATAAAAGTAAATTTATTAAAGAGTTTAATAATATTATTTTAGACATGAAGAAAAATGGACGTGTAGAAAAAATAAAACAAAATTATATAAATAAAATTAAGCTAAAACTTTAA
- a CDS encoding aspartate/glutamate racemase family protein — protein MTTEIVLGILTGHGPRTTAPFLDRIVTFCQNLYGAKLDSDLPHMLIYSLPVPFFPNKAGGNEIIKEHLFRGIDRLKNAQIHILAVPSNYIHHYYDYIKEIINIPILNIVNVTVESLPKNNPKLALLAANSTIDNGSYQKELENNNIHFFHNDELQDNVSQLIISLKQTGLSSHSLKLWKKICNYCLDNNCDSIINTNSEISHCLKYEGSEYFTHITDSYDALASACVKKYLLLSQQNNLKFG, from the coding sequence ATGACAACAGAAATCGTTTTAGGCATTCTCACTGGCCATGGCCCCAGAACTACAGCTCCGTTTTTAGATAGAATAGTTACTTTTTGTCAAAATTTATATGGCGCAAAGCTTGATTCCGATCTCCCGCATATGTTGATCTATTCATTGCCAGTTCCATTTTTCCCAAATAAAGCTGGCGGGAACGAAATCATCAAAGAGCATTTATTTCGAGGAATTGATAGATTAAAAAATGCACAGATTCATATTCTTGCAGTACCAAGCAATTATATTCACCACTATTATGATTACATAAAAGAGATAATTAATATACCTATATTAAATATAGTCAATGTGACAGTTGAATCACTTCCTAAAAATAACCCTAAATTAGCTTTACTTGCAGCTAACTCAACAATCGATAACGGGTCTTATCAAAAGGAATTAGAAAATAATAATATTCATTTCTTTCATAATGATGAATTACAAGACAATGTTTCACAACTTATTATTTCATTAAAACAAACGGGTTTATCATCTCATTCTTTAAAGCTTTGGAAAAAAATTTGTAATTATTGCTTAGATAATAATTGCGATAGCATAATTAATACTAATAGTGAGATCTCTCATTGCTTAAAATATGAAGGAAGTGAGTACTTTACTCATATTACGGATTCCTATGATGCTCTCGCTTCTGCTTGCGTAAAAAAGTATCTATTATTAAGTCAACAAAACAATTTGAAATTTGGTTAA
- the rlmN gene encoding 23S rRNA (adenine(2503)-C(2))-methyltransferase RlmN → MNNKIALLMSEKDWAEWFISKGDKSFRARQLIDWMFLRHCFSPQDFSNIPKLLRDLLAQEFDWSIPEIDTILSSEDGSEKILLKLFDGRFSECVLMPSDNRVTLCISSQVGCRMACTFCQTGKMGLSRNLSMGEILIQIVIANKRLVERNILERKVTNIVFMGMGEPLDNYDNVVAACKLMVDPKIFGLSKHKVTVSTSGLLPEITRLGQDVPVALAISLHSPDEEQRSSMMPVNKKYSLAEMKKVLLEYPVQTRHGITFEYVMIQGVNDSMTHAKKLVKFLHGMKAKVNLIPMNPHPGADNMVATDFDRMRDFQKYLADRSIPAPVRYSRGQDVSAACGQLASKRKEELDLPPRTVALARRREYLDSKQK, encoded by the coding sequence ATGAATAATAAAATAGCTCTATTAATGAGCGAAAAAGATTGGGCTGAATGGTTTATTTCAAAAGGTGACAAAAGCTTTAGAGCTCGTCAATTGATTGATTGGATGTTCTTGCGTCATTGTTTTTCTCCCCAAGACTTTTCAAATATTCCCAAATTATTACGTGATTTATTAGCTCAAGAATTTGATTGGTCTATTCCTGAAATAGATACAATATTATCATCAGAAGATGGTAGTGAAAAAATATTACTTAAATTATTTGATGGCCGATTTTCTGAATGTGTACTTATGCCCTCTGACAATAGAGTGACTTTATGCATAAGCAGTCAAGTTGGCTGCCGTATGGCTTGTACTTTTTGCCAAACCGGTAAAATGGGCTTAAGCCGAAATTTGTCTATGGGCGAAATTTTAATCCAAATTGTTATTGCTAATAAAAGACTTGTTGAGCGTAATATTTTGGAGAGAAAGGTAACAAATATTGTTTTTATGGGGATGGGAGAACCGCTCGATAATTACGACAATGTGGTTGCTGCTTGTAAATTGATGGTTGATCCAAAAATATTTGGTCTCTCAAAACACAAAGTAACAGTTTCAACTTCGGGTCTTCTGCCTGAAATAACCCGTTTGGGACAAGACGTGCCTGTTGCCCTTGCTATTTCATTGCATTCACCAGATGAAGAGCAGAGATCTTCCATGATGCCTGTGAATAAAAAATATTCATTGGCTGAAATGAAGAAAGTCTTGCTTGAATATCCTGTGCAGACACGCCATGGAATTACTTTTGAATATGTGATGATTCAAGGAGTCAATGACTCAATGACCCATGCAAAGAAATTGGTTAAATTTTTGCATGGGATGAAAGCAAAAGTAAATTTAATTCCAATGAATCCCCATCCTGGTGCAGATAATATGGTTGCAACGGATTTTGACCGAATGCGAGATTTTCAAAAGTATTTAGCAGATCGATCCATTCCAGCTCCTGTTCGTTACAGTCGTGGACAGGATGTCAGTGCAGCATGTGGACAATTAGCTTCAAAGAGAAAAGAAGAACTTGATTTACCACCAAGGACCGTAGCTCTCGCACGAAGACGGGAATATCTCGATTCAAAGCAAAAATAG
- a CDS encoding alpha/beta fold hydrolase, which produces MDLDYLEFSSLPLSLFDVCLEIEAGAQFLEFEGARIAFDFLPAKDTCQKLLILVNGYQRTRQDFRAFRKKIEKLSPNTATLSLDNRFSGETQDSGIDILTVERMARDISALAAVFCKKLNLSTFSLLGISMGGMIVQTLAAHNGKVEKLFLVSTTAGGSGRTWPVQVKDPKELKYKNPYISLESTKAQMARYFGKRFLQGSPLLFDMMCKSILKARAENEASSDKAAEIQFYTSAIFDGIAFLGKIKAKTFIISGDEDHIIPLENSHFLNRNIENSVLTIYEGVGHLILIEEADKFVQDVSEFLV; this is translated from the coding sequence GTGGATTTGGATTATCTTGAATTTTCTTCCTTGCCTCTTTCTTTATTCGATGTTTGTCTGGAAATCGAGGCAGGTGCTCAATTTCTGGAATTTGAAGGTGCGCGAATAGCCTTTGATTTCCTCCCAGCTAAAGATACTTGCCAAAAACTTCTTATTTTGGTGAATGGATATCAGCGCACACGGCAGGATTTTCGAGCTTTTCGTAAAAAAATTGAAAAGTTATCTCCTAACACAGCCACGCTTTCTTTAGACAATCGCTTTTCGGGTGAGACACAGGATAGTGGAATTGATATCCTCACAGTAGAGAGAATGGCCCGGGATATCAGTGCATTAGCTGCGGTTTTTTGCAAAAAACTCAATCTCTCCACTTTTTCTCTTCTTGGTATAAGTATGGGTGGAATGATTGTCCAGACCTTAGCAGCACACAATGGAAAAGTAGAAAAACTTTTTCTCGTAAGCACTACGGCTGGTGGGAGTGGCCGAACCTGGCCTGTACAAGTAAAAGATCCTAAAGAACTCAAATATAAGAATCCTTATATTTCTTTAGAGTCGACTAAAGCACAGATGGCTCGGTACTTCGGCAAAAGATTTTTACAAGGGTCACCTTTGCTATTTGATATGATGTGCAAATCTATTTTAAAAGCGCGAGCAGAAAATGAAGCAAGTAGTGATAAAGCTGCAGAAATTCAATTTTATACTTCTGCTATTTTTGATGGAATAGCATTTCTTGGTAAAATAAAAGCAAAGACCTTTATTATTTCTGGCGACGAAGATCATATTATTCCATTAGAAAATTCACATTTTTTAAATAGGAATATTGAGAATTCTGTTTTGACAATCTATGAGGGAGTTGGGCATCTTATTCTCATAGAAGAAGCCGATAAATTTGTCCAAGATGTGAGTGAGTTTTTAGTTTAA